In Polyodon spathula isolate WHYD16114869_AA chromosome 11, ASM1765450v1, whole genome shotgun sequence, one genomic interval encodes:
- the LOC121322717 gene encoding uncharacterized protein LOC121322717 isoform X6, whose product MGTQGSGRKRIPNRERLTAEDDALNLIAREAESRLAAKRAARAEAREIRMKELERQQKEIYQVQKKYYGLDNKWGDIEQWMEDSERYSRRARRNTSMSDDDERMSVGSRGSLRSDFDSTAVYGGAGSPKDKPKKKSSKATNGFDEGYHGSTQSRKSSRSSRHSDESRRSQSSRQEHLLGNHYSSDLYSNSGLSSSSRAQSSAQNGTRPSMLCSDALLPRSLRGSLYEESVHSGTRRFSASSSRAPSEYSGFPGSSSRASSRASSARASPVLLEDSSSIAGFLRSSAHSSSSSVRSDLDDVTIPDFPDVEERPERDFAEKGSRSASTLSAATLASLGGSSSRRGSGDTSISADTEASIREIKDSLAEVEEKYRKAMVSNAQLDNEKSNFMFQVDTMKDSLMELEEQLAETRRELDEKVKEHERERHAHSVLKFQFNEMKENLRQSEELLAEIRQLKLKQESSVREVSDLQETIEWKDKKIGALERQKEYFDVIRTERDELRDEIVLLKDVIKKHGIVLGAELTSNGEVGDAVLDSTVHTDSVKRSASDSTPVLQTPRDGLIGKATAVEMKISLLADVGNKEILQSAGDKAEKQESWDDDAETQEGHVGEKAQENLAENEQSASMPDDDTLNDPGDVQQREQSDISSQTVEPDSTLGSNTLAWSSVDDGDDINENDIDEHSPVLELTYSVDDGSLEADSLIAEGEIMRERETEAINRGGEGGKEVVQVITGPDDEVEDETEQALSDKEAETTEKGNSDGQQSVQSAEEMRIEGGETKTQEESLDSNKEECATGSAVTEKVSDEENELAQDPIEKAVEANCIGEERVQKADDTHIEGKEIQEEGNVKQVIEEAEIKGLVKDDVFGDKNAQKAEHKIAQSPPEKSDENNCTGEEGVQTAEDTNIEGKETQEGSRTNLEGSTATEGEVKQAAETVEVKGLVKGEVLGERDAIYEQGAIDELVKEKEPGASTANEEKAEHEIAPGPTEKVVEANCTGEERVQTAEDTNIEGNETQKETIDRTNVKQVTEKVEAEGLAVDKVLDEEKVIPEQGEIDKLMENKEPGASTGSEEKVEHEIAQGPTEKVEEKVNHAGEDIVRSAEAIHTKGAQDENIDSTDIMEMTVTEGDVRQVTEKVGDESLVQLEKTGITGECQEELDSDVVKSKDASSCEAQTEHEEQEGVTMETKAEQIEEHEHESGEIEDSEKALQSIAIDEPETSCNDSTVMEEVTVGSNVQAGNEKKELVSLEPETKQEEEVLPRDTMTPTVVHHEPDSEDKGVSEEALQHRSEDEPEVSCESGTTNNNVERVTDENDSKENYGDMTASCVVQEDDQGEVSIPLEDKGGDIEEVKNEIGNSSQKDEGEGLKQDDLKKEDSEKKVQSQKTTEDQNEEDKLENETNLESHTAAEQSVEGIANVETVQENIMDRVIDQGTGDDVKEEPLFGGEGQKVISEDYIEMIEEETRTVNKELKGTESRNVGLAVVKDVVGSKRETVAQFEICVEKVGAELDHQDNLDEKIHPKNLETVGTVTEDSKPSENSELLPADKVASQSTVQVETLKDEKINQGLEPAVTVADNIKSECMFPNGSEQEKTDVSKETAETVIQQTTADLSGCAISEEMDIAEKKVDAFHLEKERESKDQQPQHEHQDEAQEVKQEEAVEEKSVEKVENIPDDIQEQEQVPAKEEKQDETQLTQKEVQEEKGETEKEEEKDNEEDEEGESFDFDDEVGQDLEESDQKVCLEDPLKQKQTQQQGAETNDSSPVTKTGSQDKEQRSEKGDADQLKTNDSESEKTGGEQNQKELEEVCSSGSQESVKESGERGQQGEDGTEQGNIGRGLEKELGESIKRRSMFEDSVGESVGQKPDSAQGKEDSNSGSTEDLGKQDAAKGSKKGKGKNKDECQIS is encoded by the exons GCGGAGTCCCGTTTGGCTGCGAAGCGAGCTGCACGGGCGGAGGCACGGGAGATCAGAATGAAGGAGCTGGAGAGACAGCAGAAAGAG ATCTATCAGGTTCAGAAG AAATATTACGGTCTGGACAACAAATGGGGCGATATCGAGCAGTGGATG GAAGACAGTGAGAGGTACTCCCGCCGAGCACGGAGAAACACCTCG ATGTCCGATGATGATGAGCGAATGTCCGTGGGCAGCCGTGGCAGCCTGAGG TCAGACTTCGACAGCACTGCTGTCTATGGAGGG GCTGGCTCACCCAAGGACAAGCCCAAGAAGAAGAGTTCTAAAGCC ACCAATGGTTTTGATGAAGGGTACCATGGATCTACTCAGAGTAGAAAGTCTAGTAGG AGCTCAAGGCACAGCGATGAGAGTAGGAGATCACAGTCATCCAGACAGGAGCACCTGCTG GGGAATCACTACTCCTCGGACCTGTACAGTAACAGCggcctctcctcctcctccagggCCCAGTCTTCAGCTCAAAATGGAACGcgg CCTTCCATGCTTTGTAGTGACGCCCTTCTGCCTCGGAGCCTCAGG GGCTCCCTGTACGAGGAGAGTGTGCACAGCGGGACGCGCCGCTTTAGTGCCTCTAGCTCTCGAGCT CCCTCGGAATACAGTGGTTTCCCGGGCTCCAGCTCCCGTGCTTCCTCCCGGGCAAGCTCGGCCCGTGCCAGCCCTGTG CTGCTGGAGGACTCCAGCTCCATAGCAGGATTCCTGCGCAGCTCggctcacagcagcagcagcagtgtgcgGAGTGACCTGGATGACGTCACCATTCCTGACTTCCCAGAC GTTGAAGAAAGACCGGAGAGGGACTTTGCTGAAAAG GGATCCCGCAGCGCTTCCACCCTGTCAGCTGCTACTCTTGCCTCTTTGGGCGGGTCTTCCTCCCGGAGAGGAAGTGGAGACACCTCGATCTCAGCCGATACAGAAGCCTCAATCCGAGAGATTAAG GACTCCCTGGCCGAGGTCGAGGAGAAGTACAGGAAGGCCATGGTGTCCAACGCCCAGCTGGACAACGAGAAGTCCAACTTCATGTTCCAGGTGGACACCATGAAGGACTCTCTGATGGAGCTGGAGGAGCAGCTGGCCGAGACGAGGAGAGAGTTAGACGAGAAGGTCAAG GAACATGAAAGAGAACGACACGCCCACTCTGTGTTGAAATTCCAGTTTAACGAGATGAAAGAAAACCTTAGACAAAGTGAAGAATTGTTAGCT GAAATTCGGCAGCTGAAACTGAAGCAGGAGAGCTCTGTTAGAGAGGTTTCAGACTTGCAGGAAACCATCGAATGGAAGGATAAAAAGATAGGG GCGTTAGAGAGGCAGAAGGAATATTTTGATGTAATCCGGACTGAGCGTGATGAGCTCAGAGATGAGATTGTCCTGCTCAAGGATGTAATAAAG AAACATGGGATAGTTCTAGGCGCAGAGCTGACAAGCAATGGAGAAGTGGGCGACGCAGTTCTTGACAGCACAGTCCACACTGACTCTGTGAAACGATCAGCGTCAGACTCCACTCCGGTTCTGCAGACTCCTAGGGATGGGCTGATTG GCAAAGCCACGGCGGTGGAGATGAAAATTTCGCTTTTGGCGGATGTTGGAAATAAAGAGATCTTGCAGAGTGCCGGGGACAAGGCTGAAAAGCAGGAGAGCTGGGATGACGATGCTGAGACACAGGAAGGGCATGTCGGTGAAAAAGCACAAGAGAATTTGGCTGAAAATGAACAGTCAGCATCAATGCCTGATGACGACACACTAAATGACCCAGGGGATGTTCAGCAACGGGAGCAGAGTGACATTTCCAGTCAGACCGTAGAGCCTGACAGTACCTTAGGCAGTAATACACTTGCTTGGAGCTCAGTTGATGATGGAGATGACATAAATGAAAATGACATTGACGAGCACAGTCCAGTTCTTGAGCTGACATACAGTGTAGACGATGGAAGTTTAGAGGCCGACAGTCTGATAGCAGAAGGAGAGATCATGAGAGAGAGGGAAACGGAAGCGATTAACAGGGGGGGTGAAGGAGGCAAGGAAGTGGTGCAGGTAATAACAGGACCCGATGATGAGGTGGAAGATGAGACTGAGCAAGCCCTTTCCGATAAAGAAGCTGAAACTACTGAAAAGGGTAATAGTGATGGTCAACAAAGTGTTCAGAGTGCAGAGGAGATGAGAATAGAGGGTGGTGAGACTAAAACCCAAGAAGAAAGCTTAGACAGTAACAAGGAAGAGTGTGCAACAGGGAGTGCTGTCACTGAAAAAGTTTCAGATGAAGAGAATGAACTTGCTCAGGATCCTATAGAAAAGGCTGTTGAGGCTAATTGTATTGGTGAGGAAAGAGTTCAGAAAGCCGACGATACCCATATTGAAGGCAAAGAAATACAAGAGGAGGGTAATGTAAAGCAAGTAATAGAAGAAGCAGAAATCAAAGGCTTGGTAAAAGATGATGTTTTTGGTGACAAGAATGCGCAAAAGGCTGAACATAAAATTGCTCAGAGTCCTCCAGAAAAAAGTGATGAGAATAATTGTACTGGTGAGGAAGGAGTTCAGACTGCCGAGGATACCAATATAGAAGGCAAAGAAACACAAGAGGGAAGCAGAACAAATCTTGAGGGAAGTACAGCAACAGAGGGTGAAGTAAAACAAGCAGCAGAAACAGTAGAGGTTAAAGGGTTGGTAAAAGGTGAAGTTTTGGGTGAGAGGGATGCGATTTATGAGCAGGGAGCAATAGATGAATTGGTGAAGGAAAAGGAGCCAGGTGCAAGTACAGCAAATGAGGAAAAGGCTGAACATGAAATTGCTCCTGGACCTACAGAAAAAGTTGTTGAGGCTAATTGTACTGGTGAGGAAAGAGTGCAGACTGCCGAGGATACCAATATCGAAGGCAATGAAACACAAAAGGAAACCATAGACCGCACAAATGTGAAACAAGTAACAGAAAAAGTAGAGGCTGAAGGTTTGGCAGTGGACAAAGTTTTGGATGAAGAGAAGGTGATTCCTGAGCAAGGAGAAATAGATAAATTAATGGAGAACAAGGAGCCAGGGGCAAGTACAGGATCTGAGGAAAAGGTTGAACATGAAATTGCTCAGGGTCCTACAGAAAAAGTTGAAGAAAAAGTAAATCATGCTGGTGAGGATATAGTTAGGAGTGCTGAGGCTATCCATACAAAAGGAGCACAAGATGAAAACATAGACAGCACAGATATTATGGAAATGACAGTGACAGAAGGTGATGTAAGACAGGTAACAGAAAAAGTAGGGGATGAAAGTTTGGTTCAGTTAGAAAAGACAGGCATTACAGGTGAGTGCCAAGAGGAGTTGGATAGTGATGTAGTGAAGAGCAAAGATGCGAGTTCATGTGAGGCTCAGACGGAGCACGAGGAACAGGAAGGGGTTACCATGGAAACTAAAGCAGAGCAAATAGAAGAACATGAGCATGAATCCGGGGAGATTGAGGATAGTGAAAAGGCCCTACAAAGTATTGCAATTGATGAACCAGAGACTTCATGCAATGACAGCACAGTCATGGAGGAGGTGACTGTGGGATCAAATGTCCAGGCTGGCAATGAGAAAAAAGAATTAGTTTCTTTAGAGCCTGAAACAAAGCAGGAAGAAGAGGTCCTACCAAGAGATACAATGACCCCAACCGTTGTCCATCATGAGCCGGATTCAGAGGACAAAGGTGTAAGTGAGGAAGCCTTACAACACAGATCTGAGGATGAACCAGAAGTTAGTTGTGAAAGTGGCACAACCAACAACAATGTAGAAAGAGTGACTGATGAGAATGACAGTAAAGAAAACTATGGAGATATGACAGCTTCATGTGTTGTACAAGAAGATGACCAAGGAGAAGTCTCAATACCTCTGGAAGATAAGGGTGGAGATATTGAGGAAGTCAAGAATGAGATAGGCAACAGCAGCCAAAAAGATGAAGGAGAAGGACTTAAACAAGACGACTTGAAGAAGGAAGATTctgaaaagaaagtgcagagtCAGAAAACAACTGAAGACCAAAACGAAGAAGATAAACTTGAAAATGAAACCAATTTAGAAAGTCACACTGCAGCAGAGCAGAGTGTTGAAGGAATAGCAAATGTTGAAACTGTACAGGAAAATATCATGGATAGGGTCATAGATCAAGGGACTGGAGATGATGTAAAAGAGGAACCTTTGTTTGGTGGAGAGGGTCAAAAAGTAATTTCAGAAGACTACATTGAGATGATTGAAGAAGAAACGAGAACTGTAAACAAGGAATTGAAGGGAACAGAGAGTCGAAACGTAGGGCTAGCGGTTGTTAAAGATGTTGTTGGGTCTAAGAGAGAAACAGTAGCTCAGTTTGAAATCTGTGTGGAGAAAGTAGGTGCTGAACTTGACCACCAAGACAATTTAGATGAAAAAATACACCCTAAGAACCTTGAAACAGTTGGCACTGTCACAGAAGATAGTAAACCCAGTGAAAACTCTGAACTGTTACCAGCAGACAAAGTGGCTTCACAAAGTACCGTACAAGTAGAGACCCTTAAAGATGAGAAAATCAATCAAGGTCTTGAGCCAGCAGTCACAGTGGCAGATAATATCAAATCAGAATGCATGTTCCCTAATGGCAGTGAGCAGGAGAAAACTGATGTTAGCAAAGAGACAGCTGAAACAGTCATTCAGCAAACTACAGCTGATTTAAGCGGATGTGCTATATCGGAGGAAATGGATATTGCTGAGAAGAAAGTCGATGCATTTCATttggagaaagaaagagagagtaAAGACCAGCAGCCTCAACATGAACACCAAGACGAGGCCCAGGAAGTGAAGCAAGAGGAAGCGGTAGAAGAAAAGAGTGTGGAAAAAGTAGAGAACATTCCTGACGACATCCAAGAACAAGAGCAAGTACCTGCTAAAGAGGAAAAGCAGGATGAGACACAGCTCACACAAAAGGAAGTTCAAGAGGAGAAAGGTGAGACAGAGAAGGAGGAAGAAAAGGACaatgaggaagatgaggaaggaGAGTCATTCGACTTTGATGATGAAGTGGGACAGGATTTGGAAGAGTCGGATCAGAAAGTTTGCCTAGAAGATCCACTTAAGCAGAAACAGACACAGCAACAGGGTGCTGAAACAAACGATAGTAGTCCTGTGACCAAGACTGGTAGTCAAGATAAAGAACAAAGAAGTGAGAAGGGAGATGCAGATCAGCTTAAAACTAACGATTCAGAAAGTGAAAAGACAGGGGGAGAGCAAAACCAAAAGGAATTGGAGGAGGTTTGTTCTTCTGGTAGTCAGGAAAGTGTGAAGGAGTCGGGAGAGAGAGGGCAGCAGGGTGAGGACGGGACAGAGCAAGGAAACATAGGGAGGGGGCTCGAGAAGGAGCTGGGAGAGAGTATAAAAAGGCGAAGTATGTTTGAAGACAGTGTAGGGGAATCCGTGGGGCAGAAGCCAGACAGCGCACAGGGTAAGGAGGATAGCAATTCAGGAAGTACTGAGGATCTTGGAAAGCAAGATGCAGCCAAGGGGAGTAAGAAAGGAAAGGGGAAAAATAAGGATGAGTGTCAGATATCATGA
- the LOC121322717 gene encoding uncharacterized protein LOC121322717 isoform X23: MGTQGSGRKRIPNRERLTAEDDALNLIAREAESRLAAKRAARAEAREIRMKELERQQKEIYQVQKKYYGLDNKWGDIEQWMEDSERYSRRARRNTSMSDDDERMSVGSRGSLRVEERPERDFAEKGSRSASTLSAATLASLGGSSSRRGSGDTSISADTEASIREIKDIHELKDQIQDVESRYMQGLKEMKDSLAEVEEKYRKAMVSNAQLDNEKSNFMFQVDTMKDSLMELEEQLAETRRELDEKVKEHERERHAHSVLKFQFNEMKENLRQSEELLAKHGIVLGAELTSNGEVGDAVLDSTVHTDSVKRSASDSTPVLQTPRDGLIGKATAVEMKISLLADVGNKEILQSAGDKAEKQESWDDDAETQEGHVGEKAQENLAENEQSASMPDDDTLNDPGDVQQREQSDISSQTVEPDSTLGSNTLAWSSVDDGDDINENDIDEHSPVLELTYSVDDGSLEADSLIAEGEIMRERETEAINRGGEGGKEVVQVITGPDDEVEDETEQALSDKEAETTEKGNSDGQQSVQSAEEMRIEGGETKTQEESLDSNKEECATGSAVTEKVSDEENELAQDPIEKAVEANCIGEERVQKADDTHIEGKEIQEEGNVKQVIEEAEIKGLVKDDVFGDKNAQKAEHKIAQSPPEKSDENNCTGEEGVQTAEDTNIEGKETQEGSRTNLEGSTATEGEVKQAAETVEVKGLVKGEVLGERDAIYEQGAIDELVKEKEPGASTANEEKAEHEIAPGPTEKVVEANCTGEERVQTAEDTNIEGNETQKETIDRTNVKQVTEKVEAEGLAVDKVLDEEKVIPEQGEIDKLMENKEPGASTGSEEKVEHEIAQGPTEKVEEKVNHAGEDIVRSAEAIHTKGAQDENIDSTDIMEMTVTEGDVRQVTEKVGDESLVQLEKTGITGECQEELDSDVVKSKDASSCEAQTEHEEQEGVTMETKAEQIEEHEHESGEIEDSEKALQSIAIDEPETSCNDSTVMEEVTVGSNVQAGNEKKELVSLEPETKQEEEVLPRDTMTPTVVHHEPDSEDKGVSEEALQHRSEDEPEVSCESGTTNNNVERVTDENDSKENYGDMTASCVVQEDDQGEVSIPLEDKGGDIEEVKNEIGNSSQKDEGEGLKQDDLKKEDSEKKVQSQKTTEDQNEEDKLENETNLESHTAAEQSVEGIANVETVQENIMDRVIDQGTGDDVKEEPLFGGEGQKVISEDYIEMIEEETRTVNKELKGTESRNVGLAVVKDVVGSKRETVAQFEICVEKVGAELDHQDNLDEKIHPKNLETVGTVTEDSKPSENSELLPADKVASQSTVQVETLKDEKINQGLEPAVTVADNIKSECMFPNGSEQEKTDVSKETAETVIQQTTADLSGCAISEEMDIAEKKVDAFHLEKERESKDQQPQHEHQDEAQEVKQEEAVEEKSVEKVENIPDDIQEQEQVPAKEEKQDETQLTQKEVQEEKGETEKEEEKDNEEDEEGESFDFDDEVGQDLEESDQKVCLEDPLKQKQTQQQGAETNDSSPVTKTGSQDKEQRSEKGDADQLKTNDSESEKTGGEQNQKELEEVCSSGSQESVKESGERGQQGEDGTEQGNIGRGLEKELGESIKRRSMFEDSVGESVGQKPDSAQGKEDSNSGSTEDLGKQDAAKGSKKGKGKNKDECQIS; this comes from the exons GCGGAGTCCCGTTTGGCTGCGAAGCGAGCTGCACGGGCGGAGGCACGGGAGATCAGAATGAAGGAGCTGGAGAGACAGCAGAAAGAG ATCTATCAGGTTCAGAAG AAATATTACGGTCTGGACAACAAATGGGGCGATATCGAGCAGTGGATG GAAGACAGTGAGAGGTACTCCCGCCGAGCACGGAGAAACACCTCG ATGTCCGATGATGATGAGCGAATGTCCGTGGGCAGCCGTGGCAGCCTGAGG GTTGAAGAAAGACCGGAGAGGGACTTTGCTGAAAAG GGATCCCGCAGCGCTTCCACCCTGTCAGCTGCTACTCTTGCCTCTTTGGGCGGGTCTTCCTCCCGGAGAGGAAGTGGAGACACCTCGATCTCAGCCGATACAGAAGCCTCAATCCGAGAGATTAAG GATATTCATGAGCTAAAGGACCAGATTCAGGATGTGGAGAGCAGATACATGCAGGGGCTCAAAGAAATGAAG GACTCCCTGGCCGAGGTCGAGGAGAAGTACAGGAAGGCCATGGTGTCCAACGCCCAGCTGGACAACGAGAAGTCCAACTTCATGTTCCAGGTGGACACCATGAAGGACTCTCTGATGGAGCTGGAGGAGCAGCTGGCCGAGACGAGGAGAGAGTTAGACGAGAAGGTCAAG GAACATGAAAGAGAACGACACGCCCACTCTGTGTTGAAATTCCAGTTTAACGAGATGAAAGAAAACCTTAGACAAAGTGAAGAATTGTTAGCT AAACATGGGATAGTTCTAGGCGCAGAGCTGACAAGCAATGGAGAAGTGGGCGACGCAGTTCTTGACAGCACAGTCCACACTGACTCTGTGAAACGATCAGCGTCAGACTCCACTCCGGTTCTGCAGACTCCTAGGGATGGGCTGATTG GCAAAGCCACGGCGGTGGAGATGAAAATTTCGCTTTTGGCGGATGTTGGAAATAAAGAGATCTTGCAGAGTGCCGGGGACAAGGCTGAAAAGCAGGAGAGCTGGGATGACGATGCTGAGACACAGGAAGGGCATGTCGGTGAAAAAGCACAAGAGAATTTGGCTGAAAATGAACAGTCAGCATCAATGCCTGATGACGACACACTAAATGACCCAGGGGATGTTCAGCAACGGGAGCAGAGTGACATTTCCAGTCAGACCGTAGAGCCTGACAGTACCTTAGGCAGTAATACACTTGCTTGGAGCTCAGTTGATGATGGAGATGACATAAATGAAAATGACATTGACGAGCACAGTCCAGTTCTTGAGCTGACATACAGTGTAGACGATGGAAGTTTAGAGGCCGACAGTCTGATAGCAGAAGGAGAGATCATGAGAGAGAGGGAAACGGAAGCGATTAACAGGGGGGGTGAAGGAGGCAAGGAAGTGGTGCAGGTAATAACAGGACCCGATGATGAGGTGGAAGATGAGACTGAGCAAGCCCTTTCCGATAAAGAAGCTGAAACTACTGAAAAGGGTAATAGTGATGGTCAACAAAGTGTTCAGAGTGCAGAGGAGATGAGAATAGAGGGTGGTGAGACTAAAACCCAAGAAGAAAGCTTAGACAGTAACAAGGAAGAGTGTGCAACAGGGAGTGCTGTCACTGAAAAAGTTTCAGATGAAGAGAATGAACTTGCTCAGGATCCTATAGAAAAGGCTGTTGAGGCTAATTGTATTGGTGAGGAAAGAGTTCAGAAAGCCGACGATACCCATATTGAAGGCAAAGAAATACAAGAGGAGGGTAATGTAAAGCAAGTAATAGAAGAAGCAGAAATCAAAGGCTTGGTAAAAGATGATGTTTTTGGTGACAAGAATGCGCAAAAGGCTGAACATAAAATTGCTCAGAGTCCTCCAGAAAAAAGTGATGAGAATAATTGTACTGGTGAGGAAGGAGTTCAGACTGCCGAGGATACCAATATAGAAGGCAAAGAAACACAAGAGGGAAGCAGAACAAATCTTGAGGGAAGTACAGCAACAGAGGGTGAAGTAAAACAAGCAGCAGAAACAGTAGAGGTTAAAGGGTTGGTAAAAGGTGAAGTTTTGGGTGAGAGGGATGCGATTTATGAGCAGGGAGCAATAGATGAATTGGTGAAGGAAAAGGAGCCAGGTGCAAGTACAGCAAATGAGGAAAAGGCTGAACATGAAATTGCTCCTGGACCTACAGAAAAAGTTGTTGAGGCTAATTGTACTGGTGAGGAAAGAGTGCAGACTGCCGAGGATACCAATATCGAAGGCAATGAAACACAAAAGGAAACCATAGACCGCACAAATGTGAAACAAGTAACAGAAAAAGTAGAGGCTGAAGGTTTGGCAGTGGACAAAGTTTTGGATGAAGAGAAGGTGATTCCTGAGCAAGGAGAAATAGATAAATTAATGGAGAACAAGGAGCCAGGGGCAAGTACAGGATCTGAGGAAAAGGTTGAACATGAAATTGCTCAGGGTCCTACAGAAAAAGTTGAAGAAAAAGTAAATCATGCTGGTGAGGATATAGTTAGGAGTGCTGAGGCTATCCATACAAAAGGAGCACAAGATGAAAACATAGACAGCACAGATATTATGGAAATGACAGTGACAGAAGGTGATGTAAGACAGGTAACAGAAAAAGTAGGGGATGAAAGTTTGGTTCAGTTAGAAAAGACAGGCATTACAGGTGAGTGCCAAGAGGAGTTGGATAGTGATGTAGTGAAGAGCAAAGATGCGAGTTCATGTGAGGCTCAGACGGAGCACGAGGAACAGGAAGGGGTTACCATGGAAACTAAAGCAGAGCAAATAGAAGAACATGAGCATGAATCCGGGGAGATTGAGGATAGTGAAAAGGCCCTACAAAGTATTGCAATTGATGAACCAGAGACTTCATGCAATGACAGCACAGTCATGGAGGAGGTGACTGTGGGATCAAATGTCCAGGCTGGCAATGAGAAAAAAGAATTAGTTTCTTTAGAGCCTGAAACAAAGCAGGAAGAAGAGGTCCTACCAAGAGATACAATGACCCCAACCGTTGTCCATCATGAGCCGGATTCAGAGGACAAAGGTGTAAGTGAGGAAGCCTTACAACACAGATCTGAGGATGAACCAGAAGTTAGTTGTGAAAGTGGCACAACCAACAACAATGTAGAAAGAGTGACTGATGAGAATGACAGTAAAGAAAACTATGGAGATATGACAGCTTCATGTGTTGTACAAGAAGATGACCAAGGAGAAGTCTCAATACCTCTGGAAGATAAGGGTGGAGATATTGAGGAAGTCAAGAATGAGATAGGCAACAGCAGCCAAAAAGATGAAGGAGAAGGACTTAAACAAGACGACTTGAAGAAGGAAGATTctgaaaagaaagtgcagagtCAGAAAACAACTGAAGACCAAAACGAAGAAGATAAACTTGAAAATGAAACCAATTTAGAAAGTCACACTGCAGCAGAGCAGAGTGTTGAAGGAATAGCAAATGTTGAAACTGTACAGGAAAATATCATGGATAGGGTCATAGATCAAGGGACTGGAGATGATGTAAAAGAGGAACCTTTGTTTGGTGGAGAGGGTCAAAAAGTAATTTCAGAAGACTACATTGAGATGATTGAAGAAGAAACGAGAACTGTAAACAAGGAATTGAAGGGAACAGAGAGTCGAAACGTAGGGCTAGCGGTTGTTAAAGATGTTGTTGGGTCTAAGAGAGAAACAGTAGCTCAGTTTGAAATCTGTGTGGAGAAAGTAGGTGCTGAACTTGACCACCAAGACAATTTAGATGAAAAAATACACCCTAAGAACCTTGAAACAGTTGGCACTGTCACAGAAGATAGTAAACCCAGTGAAAACTCTGAACTGTTACCAGCAGACAAAGTGGCTTCACAAAGTACCGTACAAGTAGAGACCCTTAAAGATGAGAAAATCAATCAAGGTCTTGAGCCAGCAGTCACAGTGGCAGATAATATCAAATCAGAATGCATGTTCCCTAATGGCAGTGAGCAGGAGAAAACTGATGTTAGCAAAGAGACAGCTGAAACAGTCATTCAGCAAACTACAGCTGATTTAAGCGGATGTGCTATATCGGAGGAAATGGATATTGCTGAGAAGAAAGTCGATGCATTTCATttggagaaagaaagagagagtaAAGACCAGCAGCCTCAACATGAACACCAAGACGAGGCCCAGGAAGTGAAGCAAGAGGAAGCGGTAGAAGAAAAGAGTGTGGAAAAAGTAGAGAACATTCCTGACGACATCCAAGAACAAGAGCAAGTACCTGCTAAAGAGGAAAAGCAGGATGAGACACAGCTCACACAAAAGGAAGTTCAAGAGGAGAAAGGTGAGACAGAGAAGGAGGAAGAAAAGGACaatgaggaagatgaggaaggaGAGTCATTCGACTTTGATGATGAAGTGGGACAGGATTTGGAAGAGTCGGATCAGAAAGTTTGCCTAGAAGATCCACTTAAGCAGAAACAGACACAGCAACAGGGTGCTGAAACAAACGATAGTAGTCCTGTGACCAAGACTGGTAGTCAAGATAAAGAACAAAGAAGTGAGAAGGGAGATGCAGATCAGCTTAAAACTAACGATTCAGAAAGTGAAAAGACAGGGGGAGAGCAAAACCAAAAGGAATTGGAGGAGGTTTGTTCTTCTGGTAGTCAGGAAAGTGTGAAGGAGTCGGGAGAGAGAGGGCAGCAGGGTGAGGACGGGACAGAGCAAGGAAACATAGGGAGGGGGCTCGAGAAGGAGCTGGGAGAGAGTATAAAAAGGCGAAGTATGTTTGAAGACAGTGTAGGGGAATCCGTGGGGCAGAAGCCAGACAGCGCACAGGGTAAGGAGGATAGCAATTCAGGAAGTACTGAGGATCTTGGAAAGCAAGATGCAGCCAAGGGGAGTAAGAAAGGAAAGGGGAAAAATAAGGATGAGTGTCAGATATCATGA